The Streptomyces sp. NBC_00576 genome contains the following window.
CACAGCACGTGCTTGCCCGCGGCGACCAGCGCCTCCGCGATCGAGCGGTGCAGGGAGTTGCCCACGACGATGCTCACGGCGTCGATGGTCGGGTCCTCGGCGACGGCCTCCCAGCTCGGGAGCGCCTTGTCGTATCCGTAGCGGCGGGCGGCATCGTCGGCGAGTGCGACGTTGGCGTCGGCTATCGCGGCCAGCCGGACCGGCGGCAGACCGGCGCCGAAGACCGTGTTGACGTTGCGGTAACCGGCGGCGTGGCTGCGGCCGGCCATACCGGCGCCGATCACCGCGACGGAGATGGGCTTTCCCGAGGTGGTCATGGGGGGTGCCTTTCGAAGAGTCCCTCTGGGGGAAGGTCAGCTGGAGGTGGGGAAGTTGAAGCCGGCGGCGAGCTGCTGGGCGGGCTGCGGCCAGCGCGTGGTGACGACCTTGGGGCGGGTGTAGAAGCGGATGCCCTCGGGGCCGTGCACGGGGGAGTCGCCGATGAGGGAGTCCTTCCACCCGCCGAAGGAGTAGTACGACATGGGCACCGGCACCGGGACGTTGATGCCGATCATGCCGACCCTGACCCGGCGCTGGAACCGGCGCGCCGCCTCACCGCTGCCGGTGAACAGGGCGGTGCCGTTGCCGTACGGATTGGCGTTGACGAGGTCGATGGCCTCGTCGAGCGAGTCGACCCGGACGACGGCGAGCACCGGTCCGAACAACTCCTCCTTGTACGCGTCCATCTCGACGGTGACCCGGTCGAGCAGGGACGGTCCGGTGAAGAAGCCCTCCTCGTGACCGTCGACCTTCAGCCCGCGTCCATCCACGACGACGGTGGCGCCCTGCGAGGCCGCGACCCCGACGGCGTTCTCGACGCGCTCCTGCGACGCCCTGGTCACGAGCGGCCCCATCTCGGTGTCCGACGCATCGCCGGGCCCGACCCTGACGTCGCGGGCCTTGCGCTCCAGCACCTCGACGAGGGAGTCGGCGACGTCGCCCACGGCCACGGCGACCGAGACGGCCATGCAGCGTTCGCCGGCCGAGCCGTAGGCGCCGGCGGTGATGTGGTTGGCGGCGAACTCCAGGTCGGCGTCGGGCAGGACGACGGCGTGGTTCTTGGCGCCGCCGAGAGCCTGGACCCGCTTGCCGCGCGAAGTCGCCTGCTCGTGCACGTACTTGGCGATCGGCGTCGAGCCGACGAAGGACACGGCCTCGATACCGGGGTGGGCGAGGATCGCGTCGACGGCGTCCTTGCCGCCGTGCACGACGTTGAAGACGCCGTCGGGCAGCCCGGCCCTCCGGTACAGCTCGGCCACGAAGTTGGCGGCGGACGGGTCACGCTCGCTCGGTTTGAGGATGAAGGTGTTGCCGGTGGCAATGGCGATGGGATGCATCCAAAGGGGCACCATGGCGGGGAAGTTGAAGGGCGTGATGCCCGCGACGACACCGAGCGGCTGCCGGAAGTCGTGCACGTCGACACCGCGCGACACCTGGTCCGAGAAGGACCCCTTCAGTACATCTCCCAGCCCGCACGCGAACTCGACGACCTCCCGGCCGCGGGTGATCTCGCCGCGCGCGTCGTCGACCGTCTTGCCGTGCTCGGCCGAGATGATCCGGCCCAGCTCCTCCTCGTGCTCGACGAGCAACTGCCGGAAGGCGAACATGACTTGGGTGCGCTGTGCGAGCGACGACTGCGACCACGTCTCGAACGCGGCGGAGGCGGCTTCGACGGCGGCATCGACCTCGGCGGCGCCGCCGAGCACGACCCGCGCCTGCTCCTGGCCGGTGGCCGGGTTGAACACCGGCGCGGTACTGGGGTTCGCCCCGGTGACCGGGGACCCGTTGATCCAGTGCTGGATGGTTGTCACGTGAGGGTGTCCTTACAGGTAGTGGCGCTGGTCGAGCTTGTGGGAGGCGTACGTCTCGTACGCGGCGCGGGTGGAGTCCAGAGCCGAGGTCTGGGCGACGGGGACGTCCCACCAGCCGTGGCCGGGCGGGTTCGGCCCGTACAGATCGGTCTCGACGTGTACGACGGTGGTGCGGGTGGCCGTCTTCGCCTTCTCCATCGCCGCACGGAACTCGTCGACAGAGGCGGCATGCAGGACGTCCGCACCGAGCGAGGAGGCGTTGGCGGCGAGGTCGACGGGGAGGACGTCGCCGTCGAGTCGGCCCGAATCGCCGTTGCGGTAGCGGTACTTGGTGCCGAACCGCTGCGAGCCGAGCGACTCGGAGAGCGCCCCGATGGACGCGAAACCGTGGTTCTGCACCAGGACGACGATGACCTTCAGCCCCTCGGAGACCATGGTCACGATCTCCTGAGCCATCATCAGGTACGAGCCGTCGCCCACGAGGACGACGACCTCCCGCGTCGGATCGGCCATCTTTGCGCCGACGCCGGCGGCGACCTCGTAGCCCATGCAGGAGTACGCGTACTCGACGTGGTAGGCCTTCGGATCCCGGGCCCGCCACAGCTGTTGCAGGTCGCCGGGCATGGAGCCGGCCGCGTTGATGACGACGTCACGGTCGCCGAGGACGTCGTTCAGGGCACCCAGGATCTGGGTCTGGGCGGGGAGGTGGCCGGTGGAGCGCTCCGGTGCGAAGCACTCCTCCTCGATCTCCCTGGTACGGGCGACGAGTTGACGTGTCCGGTTGCGGTACTCCGGGTCCACCTCCCAGTCCGTGAGCGTGCCTGCGAGAGCCTGAAGGCCGAGGCGGGCGTCCGCGACGAGGGGTTCGGCGGAGTGCTTGACGGCGTCCAGGCGGGCCACGTTGAGGTTGACGAACGTGACGTCCGGGTTACCGAAGACGGTGTGGCTGGCGGTGGTGAAGTCGGAGTACCGGGTGCCGATACCGAGGACGACGTCGGCATCGCGGGCCAGCTCGTTGGCCGCGTACGAGCCGGTAGAGCCGAGGCCCCCGACCGCGTACGGGTGGTCCCACGGCACCGCACCCTTGCCGGCATGGGTGTCGGCGACGGGGATGCCGGTGGCCTCGGAGAAGGCGCGCAGCGCGGTCTCGGCGCCGGAGTAGACGGCCCCGCCACCGGCGACGATCAGCGGCCTGCGGGCGCCGCGCAGCAGACGTGCGGCCCGCTCGACCGCCGCCGGCTCGGGCACCGGACGGCCCACGTGCCAGACCCGCCGCCGGAAGAACGCGGCGGGCCAGTCGTAGGCCTCCGCCTGCACGTCCTGCGGCAGGGCGAGGGTGACGGCGCCGGTCTCCACCGGGTCGGTGAGCACCCGCATCGCGGCGAGCGCCGCCGGGATCAGCTGCTCGGGCCGGGATATGCGGTCGAAGTACTTGGATACGGCGCGAAAGGCGTCGTTGACGGTGACGTCCCCGCCCCGGCTGTCCTCCAACTGCTGGAGGACGGGGTCGGCGGCGCGGGAGGCGAACATGTCGGACGGCAGCAGCAGCACCGGGATGCGGTTGGTGGTGGCCAGCGCGGCACCGGTGATCATGTTGGTGGACCCGGGCCCTGTCGACGCCGAGCAGGCGAAGGTGGCCAGCCGGTCGCGCATCTTCGCGTAGGCCACCGACGCGTGCACCATGCCCTGCTCGTTGCGGGCCAGGTAGTAAGGGAGATCGGCCTCTCCCGTGGTGGCGGCCTGCAGCAGCGCCTGCCCGAGACCGGCTACGTTGCCGTGCCCGAAGATGCCCCACACACCGGGGATCAGCCGCTGCTCCTGGCCGTCGCGTTCGCTGTACTGGTTCGCCAGGAAGCGGACCAGGGCCTGGGCGGTGGTAAGCCGGATCGTTTGCATCAGTCGTTCCCCTCGGCGCCGAACGGCAGCCGGTCGTCGATGTCCTGCGCGTCCCAGGTCGTGCGCACCCACCCGTGGGCGGGGTCGTCGCAGATCAGCCAGGCGCGGTCCTGACCGGGACCCGCCATGACGTTCAGGTAGTAGAGGTCGTAGCCGGGTGCGGCGATCGACGGGCCGTGCCAGCCGTGCGGGATCAGCACGGTGTCGCCGGAGCGGACCTCGGCGAGCACGTCGATCGGCCGGTCCTCGGTGCCGTACACCCGCTGGTAGCCGAAGGCCTGCTCACCGCCGTCGACCTGGAAGTAGTAGATCTCCTCCAGCTCCGACTCGACCGGGTTGCCCGCCTCGTCCGTACGCGCCTCGTCGTGCTTGTGGGGCGGGTAGGAGGACCAGTTGCCGCCGGGCGTGAGGACCTCGCAGACGAGGAGCTGCCCGGCCTCGAAGGTGCCCGGCAGGCAGTAGTTGTTGACCTGGCGGGAACAGGCGCCGGCGCCGCGCAGTTCGACGGGCACGTTTTCCTTGGGCCCGTACCGGGCGGAGAGTGAGCTCCGCCCGGTACGGGCTGAGGGCAGCGCGAACGTCCCACCGTCCGCGCTGCCGATCAGGGCCTCCGACTCGCGGGGGAGATACGCGAAGTCGGTGGTCGTGGCGAACACGCCTGTCCGCCCGGCGAGTTCGAAGATCGTGCCGTCCGTGGTGACGGTGCAGGAGCCCGTCAGCGGCAGGACCAGGAACTCGGAGTCCCGGGTGGACAGGGCGTGCGCCTCGCCCGGCCTCAGGGTCAGGATCCTGAGGCCGGAGTATCCCCAGCCCGCCGACTCGGGCGTCACCAGGAGGTCGTAGGGTCCGTCGGCCGAACTCCCCGCAGGGAGGTGGTACTTGCCCGTGTCGCTCACAGCAGGCTCACCGCCTTGTCCACCGCCCCGGCGACATCGCCATTGGACGGGTAGAGCAGTGAACGGCCCACGACCAGACCCTGCGCGGTCGGTTGCTTGAGCGCCCTGCCCCAGGACGCGAACGCGGCGGCGGCATCCTTGACCTCGCCGCCGAGCAGCAGTGCGGGGAGCGTGGAGGCGGACAGCACGCGCTCCATGTCGTCCACGACCGGCAGCTTCAGCCAGGTGTAGGCGGTACGCCGGCCCAGACCCGAGGCGATACTGACCGACTTGACGACAGCATCCGTCGAGAGGTCGTTGCGGACCTTCCCGTCCTGCCAGGAACTGAGGAACGGCTCGACCATGGCAATGAGTTGACGGTCGTTCAGCTCGTTGACGGCACGCGCCGTGTTCTCCAGCGCGGACGGCGTCGCCGGGTCGTCGAGTGCGATCCGGGTGAGCATCTTGCCGCCGTCGAAGCCCATCGCGGCGATCGTCGACGCGTCGTAGCCGGTGAACCGGTCGTCGATCTCGTAGACGGACCCGGCCAGTCCGGCGCGGTTCATGGAACCGAAGACGCTCTTGCCATCCAGTACGCCGAGCAGAAGAAGGTCTTCGAGGATGTCGGCGGTGGCCAGCACCCCGGTCACTCCGGGCCGTTCCAGGGCGGTGCACAGGCGGTCGAGGAGTTCGAAGCGGTCGGCCATGGCGTTGGGGTCGCCGCCCACGCCGTTGGCGCCGCGCGCGGGATGGTCGGCGGCGATGATCATCGCCCTGCCGTGCTCGCCGAGCAGCGAGGCGGCCCTCACCCGGCGTTCGGCTGCCACCGCGATGGCGCCGGGGTCGCCGACCCGGGCTGCCACGATCCGGTTCACGTTGTCGGACAGCACGTCGTCACACCTTTCCTTGGACGGCGGAGGCGGTGATGGACGCCTCGCGGAGCTTGGCCTCGACCTCGGCCTGGGTCGGCATGGCGTCGGAGCAGGCCAGCCGGCCCGCCACGATCGCGCCGGCCGCGTTGGCGAAGGAGACCGCGCGGCGGGTGTCCCAGCCGGAGAGCAGGCCGTGACACAGGGCGCCGCCGAAGGCGTCACCGGCGCCGAGTCCGTTGACGACGTCCACCGGGACCGGCGCGATCTCGGCGGCCGAGCCGTCGCGCCCCATGGCCAGCACGCCCTTGGGGCCCTGCTTGACCACGGCCAGCTCCACGCCGGCCGCCAGCAGCGCCTTCGCGGCGGCGTACGGCTCGCGCTCGCCGGTGGCGACCTCGCATTCGTCGAGGTTGCCGACCGCGACGGTGGTGTGGCGCAGGGCCTCGGCGTAGTACGCACGGGCGTCGGCCGGGTTGCTCCAGAACATCGGCCGCCAGTCCAGGTCGAACACCGTCGGCCCCGACTTCTCCCGGTGCGCCAGCGCGGCGAGGGTGGCCGAGCGGCTCGGCTCCTCGCTCAACCCGGTCCCGGTGACCCAGAGGATCCGCGCGTCGCGCACGGCCTCCAGGTCCAGTTCGTCCGGGCGGATGTCCAGGTCGGGGGCCTTGGGGAGGCGGTAGAAGTACAGGGGGAAGTCGTCCGGCGGGAAGATCTCGCAGAACGTCACCGGCGTCGGCGCGATGTCCGACGTACCGACGAAGCGGGTGTCGACGCCGTAGCCCTCCAGGGCGGTGCGGACGAAGTCTCCGAAGGGGTCCCGGCCCGTCTTCGTGATCACGGCCGCGGAGTGTCCGTAACGGGCGGCGGCCACGGCGACGTTGGTGGGGCTGCCGCCGAGGTACTTGCCGAACGAGGTGACGTCCGCCAGTCCCACGCCCGTCTGGAGCGGATACACGTCCACTCCCACTCGGCCCATGGCCAGGACTTCCAACGGCATGACACGGTTCCCTACTTGAGGCGGCGGAGGTGGACTTAAAGCGCTTTAAAAATGCCTTCGACTGAGGACAATGCCTGCCCTGAAATGTCATGTCAATAGATTGTCGCGACAAAATGTGACGGGTGACCGCTCGTGGCCGGACGGCACGCACCGCCGGACTGATGGAGGTGCGTGCCCCAGTGGTGGCGGCCCGTCAGGAGCGGGCGGCCAGGTACTCGTCGATCTTCTTCCGCATGAAGACGGAGGACTCCTTGGCCCGTTCCTCCCAGGCGAAGACGCACGCAGTGAGGGTGCCGTCGAAGCCGATCGTGCGCAGGGCGTCGAAGAGTTCGTCGAAGTCGACCTCGCCCTCCCCGATGTCCAGGTGTTGGTGGACCCGGGCAGTGGTGCCGGGCGGGTTGAGGATGTAGCGGTTGCCCGACGACGCGTTGTGGTCGAAGACGTCCGCCAGGTGGACGTGGGTGAGCAGGTCGCCCGCGTACTCGATGATCCCGGGGGCGTCGTTGCCGATGTGGAAGGTGTGCGGGGCGCAGTAGAGGAAACTGACGTTGGGGTGGTTGATGCCCCGGATCAGGTTGACGGCGTCGAAGCCGTTCTCGATGAAGTCGTCCGGGTGCGGTTCCAGGGTCAGCTTGATGCCCTCGCGCTCGAACGCCGGCAGCAGGTCGTCCATCGACTTCCAGAACTGCGCCTCACTGCGGTCCGGGTCCTCGGGGCGGCCGTTGAACTCGGAGATCATGCTGTCCACGCCGAGATCCGAGGCGATCTGGATGGCACGCCTCCAGTACCGTACGGCGGCCTGCCGGGCGTCCTCGTCCGGCCCTGACCACCGGAACAGGGGCAGTACGGAGGAGATGCCGACGCCCGCCGCATCCAGCGCCTTGCGGAACTTCCGCACGGTCGCGTCATCGACGCGTGGGTGCCGGAAGAAGGGGATGAAATCCTCCCGGGGGGAGAGCTCGATCCATTCGTAGCCCAACTCGGCGACCACAGCAGGCAGTTCAAGGAGCGGGACGTCGCGGATCATATAGGGGTCGAGGGCGATCTTCACGGCGTGTGCCTTCCGGTCACGGGGAGTCGGTGGGGCGTTGCTTTCGCGGTCGTCATGCCGTCTTCCCTTCCGGGGTGGTGGTGACGGGTGTCTGGAGGTCTTCGGCTTCGGGGAGCTTTTCGACGTCGACGCCGCGTACTTGGGCCAGTTCGTGTTTGAGGGCTGCGAGTTCGGCGCCGCCGGCCATGTGGTTGGTGAGTTCTTCGAGGGTGACGTCGCTGCGGGCCGCACTCAACTCCATGGTGCCCAGGCGCAGGACGCTGAAGTGGTCGCCGACCATGTAGGCGTGGTGGGGGTTGTGGGTGATGAAGATGACGCCCAGGCCCTTGTCGCGGGCGGCGGCGATGTATTTGAGGACGACGCCGGACTGTTTGACGC
Protein-coding sequences here:
- a CDS encoding Cgl0159 family (beta/alpha)8-fold protein; translation: MLSDNVNRIVAARVGDPGAIAVAAERRVRAASLLGEHGRAMIIAADHPARGANGVGGDPNAMADRFELLDRLCTALERPGVTGVLATADILEDLLLLGVLDGKSVFGSMNRAGLAGSVYEIDDRFTGYDASTIAAMGFDGGKMLTRIALDDPATPSALENTARAVNELNDRQLIAMVEPFLSSWQDGKVRNDLSTDAVVKSVSIASGLGRRTAYTWLKLPVVDDMERVLSASTLPALLLGGEVKDAAAAFASWGRALKQPTAQGLVVGRSLLYPSNGDVAGAVDKAVSLL
- a CDS encoding CoA-acylating methylmalonate-semialdehyde dehydrogenase — its product is MTTIQHWINGSPVTGANPSTAPVFNPATGQEQARVVLGGAAEVDAAVEAASAAFETWSQSSLAQRTQVMFAFRQLLVEHEEELGRIISAEHGKTVDDARGEITRGREVVEFACGLGDVLKGSFSDQVSRGVDVHDFRQPLGVVAGITPFNFPAMVPLWMHPIAIATGNTFILKPSERDPSAANFVAELYRRAGLPDGVFNVVHGGKDAVDAILAHPGIEAVSFVGSTPIAKYVHEQATSRGKRVQALGGAKNHAVVLPDADLEFAANHITAGAYGSAGERCMAVSVAVAVGDVADSLVEVLERKARDVRVGPGDASDTEMGPLVTRASQERVENAVGVAASQGATVVVDGRGLKVDGHEEGFFTGPSLLDRVTVEMDAYKEELFGPVLAVVRVDSLDEAIDLVNANPYGNGTALFTGSGEAARRFQRRVRVGMIGINVPVPVPMSYYSFGGWKDSLIGDSPVHGPEGIRFYTRPKVVTTRWPQPAQQLAAGFNFPTSS
- the iolC gene encoding 5-dehydro-2-deoxygluconokinase; the protein is MPLEVLAMGRVGVDVYPLQTGVGLADVTSFGKYLGGSPTNVAVAAARYGHSAAVITKTGRDPFGDFVRTALEGYGVDTRFVGTSDIAPTPVTFCEIFPPDDFPLYFYRLPKAPDLDIRPDELDLEAVRDARILWVTGTGLSEEPSRSATLAALAHREKSGPTVFDLDWRPMFWSNPADARAYYAEALRHTTVAVGNLDECEVATGEREPYAAAKALLAAGVELAVVKQGPKGVLAMGRDGSAAEIAPVPVDVVNGLGAGDAFGGALCHGLLSGWDTRRAVSFANAAGAIVAGRLACSDAMPTQAEVEAKLREASITASAVQGKV
- a CDS encoding sugar phosphate isomerase/epimerase family protein, producing MKIALDPYMIRDVPLLELPAVVAELGYEWIELSPREDFIPFFRHPRVDDATVRKFRKALDAAGVGISSVLPLFRWSGPDEDARQAAVRYWRRAIQIASDLGVDSMISEFNGRPEDPDRSEAQFWKSMDDLLPAFEREGIKLTLEPHPDDFIENGFDAVNLIRGINHPNVSFLYCAPHTFHIGNDAPGIIEYAGDLLTHVHLADVFDHNASSGNRYILNPPGTTARVHQHLDIGEGEVDFDELFDALRTIGFDGTLTACVFAWEERAKESSVFMRKKIDEYLAARS
- the iolD gene encoding 3D-(3,5/4)-trihydroxycyclohexane-1,2-dione acylhydrolase (decyclizing), giving the protein MQTIRLTTAQALVRFLANQYSERDGQEQRLIPGVWGIFGHGNVAGLGQALLQAATTGEADLPYYLARNEQGMVHASVAYAKMRDRLATFACSASTGPGSTNMITGAALATTNRIPVLLLPSDMFASRAADPVLQQLEDSRGGDVTVNDAFRAVSKYFDRISRPEQLIPAALAAMRVLTDPVETGAVTLALPQDVQAEAYDWPAAFFRRRVWHVGRPVPEPAAVERAARLLRGARRPLIVAGGGAVYSGAETALRAFSEATGIPVADTHAGKGAVPWDHPYAVGGLGSTGSYAANELARDADVVLGIGTRYSDFTTASHTVFGNPDVTFVNLNVARLDAVKHSAEPLVADARLGLQALAGTLTDWEVDPEYRNRTRQLVARTREIEEECFAPERSTGHLPAQTQILGALNDVLGDRDVVINAAGSMPGDLQQLWRARDPKAYHVEYAYSCMGYEVAAGVGAKMADPTREVVVLVGDGSYLMMAQEIVTMVSEGLKVIVVLVQNHGFASIGALSESLGSQRFGTKYRYRNGDSGRLDGDVLPVDLAANASSLGADVLHAASVDEFRAAMEKAKTATRTTVVHVETDLYGPNPPGHGWWDVPVAQTSALDSTRAAYETYASHKLDQRHYL
- the iolB gene encoding 5-deoxy-glucuronate isomerase, producing MSDTGKYHLPAGSSADGPYDLLVTPESAGWGYSGLRILTLRPGEAHALSTRDSEFLVLPLTGSCTVTTDGTIFELAGRTGVFATTTDFAYLPRESEALIGSADGGTFALPSARTGRSSLSARYGPKENVPVELRGAGACSRQVNNYCLPGTFEAGQLLVCEVLTPGGNWSSYPPHKHDEARTDEAGNPVESELEEIYYFQVDGGEQAFGYQRVYGTEDRPIDVLAEVRSGDTVLIPHGWHGPSIAAPGYDLYYLNVMAGPGQDRAWLICDDPAHGWVRTTWDAQDIDDRLPFGAEGND